The following coding sequences are from one Vicugna pacos chromosome 19, VicPac4, whole genome shotgun sequence window:
- the NCOA6 gene encoding nuclear receptor coactivator 6 isoform X5 — protein MVLDDLPNLEDIYTSLCSSTVEDSEMDFDSGLEDDDSKSDSILEDSTIFVAFKGNIDDKDFKWKLDTILENVPNLLHMESSKLKVQKVEPWNSVRVTFNIPREAAERLRILAQSNNQQLRDLGILSVQIEGEGAINLALAQNRSQDVRMNGPMGTGNPVRMETGFPMAGGPGLIRMSSPATVMISQGGNMSSSMMAPGPNSELQPRTPRPASQSDAMDPLLSGLHLQQQSHPSGSLAPPHHPMQPVPVNRQINPANFPQLQQQQQQQQQQQQLQARPPQQHPQQQPQGIRPQFTAPTQVPVPPGWNQLPSGALQPPPAQGSLGTMTANQGWKKAPLPGPMQQQLQARPSLATVQTPSHPPPPYPFGSQQASQAHTNFPQMSNPSQFTAPQMKSLQGGPSRVPTPLQQPHLTNKSPASSPSSFQQGSPASSPTVNQTQQQMGPRPPQNNPLPQGFQQPVSSPGRNPMVQQGNVPPNFMVMQQQPPNQGPQSLHPGLGGMPKRLPPGFSAGQANPNFMQGQVPSTTATTPGNSGAPQLQANQNVQHAGGQGAGPPQNQMQVSHGPPNMMQPSLMGIHGNMNSQQAGSSGVPQVNLGNMQGQPQQGPPSQLMSMHQQIVPSQGQMVQQQGTLNPQNPMILSRAQLMPQGQMMVNPQSQNLGPSPQRMTPPKQMLPQQGPQMMAPHNQMMGPQGQVLLQQNPMIEQIMTNQMQGNKQQFNTQNQSSVMPGPAQIMRGPTPNMQGNMVQFTGQMSGQMLPQQGPVNNSPSQVMGIQGQVLRPPGPSPHMAQQHGDPATTANNDVSLSQMMPDVSMQQTNMVPPHMQAMQGSNASGNHFSGHGMPFNAPFSGAPNGNQMSCGQNPGFPVNKDVTLTSPLLVNLLQSDISAGHFGVNNKQNNTNANKPKKKKPPRKKKNSQQDLNTPDTRPAGLEEADQQPLPGEQGINLDNSGPKLPEFSNRPPGYPSQPVEQRPLQQMPPQLMQHVAPPPQPPQQQPQPQLPPPPPQQPQPPSQPQSQQQQQQQQQQQMMMMLMMQQDPKSVRLPVSQSVHPPRGPLNPDSQRMPMQQSGSVPVMVSLQGPASVPPSPDKQRMPMPVNTPLGSNSRKMVYPENPQNPSSSPLGEMSSLPEASGSEVPSVSGGPNNMPSHLVVSQNQLMMTGPKPGPSPLSAAQGATPQQPPVNSLPSSHGHHFPNVAAPTQTSRPKTPNRASPRPYYPQTPNNRPPSTEPSEISLSPERLNASIAGLFPPQINIPLPPRPNLNRGFDQQGLNPTTLKAIGQAPSNLTMNNPSNFAAPQTHKLDSVVVNSGKQSNSGATKRASPSNSRRSSPGSSRKTTPSPGRQNSKAPKLTLASQTNAALLQNVELPRNVLVNPTPLANPPVPGNFPNNSGLNPQNSTMPVAAVGGVLEDNKESLNVPQDSDCQNSQGRKEQVNVELKAVPAQEVKIVVPEDQSKNDGQPSDPNKLPSVEENKNLVSPAMREAPTSLSQLLDNSGAPNVTIKPPGLTDLEVTPPVVSGEDLKKASVIPTLQDPSSSKEPSNSLNLPHSNEPCSTLVHPEMSEVSSSVAPSIPQVMSRPVSSSSISTPLPPNQITVFVTSNPITTSANTSAALPTHLQSALMSTVVTMPNVGSKVMVSEGQSAAQSNARPQFITPVFINSSSIIQVMKGSQPSTIPAAPLTTNSGLMPPSVAVVGPLHIPQSIKFSSAPVLPNAPSSSPAPNIQTGRPLVLNSRATPVQLPSPPCTTSPVVPPHPPVQQVKELNSDETSPQVSTSADQSTLPSSQSTTVVSPLLTNSPGSSINRRSPVSSSKGKGKVDKIGQILLTKACKKVTGALEKGEEQYGADGETEGPGLETAAPGLVGTEQLSTELDSKTPTPPAPTLLKMTSSPVGPGSASAGPSLPGSTLPTNVRSIVTTLVPSELISTAPTTKNNHVGIASEPLAGGLVEEKVGSHPELLPSIAPSQSLVPKEAPTTALQGSVARPELEANAAIVSGQSSEPKEVIEKSKTPSRRNSRTEEPTVASENVENGHRKRSSRPASASSSTKVSEGFLEKMMFKLRPEE, from the exons ATGGTTTTGGATGACCTTCCAAACTTAGAAGACATCTATACTTCCTTGTGTTCATCAACAGTGGAAGACTCAGAGATGGATTTTGACTCTGGGCTAGAAGATGATGACTCAAAAAGTGATAGTATTTTGGAGGATTCCACAATCTTTGTGGCCTTCAAGGGAAATATAGATGATAAAGACTTCAAGTGGAAATTGGACACCATATTGGAAAACGTGCCCAATTTGTTACACATGG AATCCAGCAAGCTAAAGGTACAAAAGGTGGAGCCCTGGAACAGCGTGCGTGTAACATTCAACATCCCCCGGGAAGCAGCAGAGCGGCTACGGATCCTGGCTCAGAGCAACAACCAGCAGCTTCGGGATCTGGGAATTCTCTCCGTTCAGATTGAAG GGGAAGGTGCTATCAACCTGGCTTTGGCTCAGAACCGAAGCCAAGATGTGAGAATGAATGGACCCATGGGAACTGGAAATCCAGTTAGGATGGAGACAGGATTTCCCATGGCAGGTGGTCCAG gatTAATAAGGATGAGCAGCCCTGCCACTGTTATGATATCCCAAGGTGGAAACATGTCATCTTCCATGATGGCACCAGGCCCCAATTCAGAACTGCAGCCCAGGACTCCTCGCCCTGCTTCTCAGTCAG ATGCAATGGATCCACTCCTCTCTGGGCTACATTTACAGCAGCAGAGTCATCCCTCAGGATCTTTAGCTCCCCCGCACCACCCAATGCAGCCTGTCCCTGTGAACAGACAGATAAACCCAGCTAATTTTCcccagctgcagcagcagcagcaacagcagcagcagcagcagcagttgcAGGCAAGACCCCCACAGCAACATCCGCAGCAACAGCCACAGGGAATTCGACCCCAGTTTACTGCCCCAACTCAGGTGCCTGTTCCTCCAGGCTGGAACCAGCTGCCTTCCGGAGCCCTTCAGCCTCCTCCAGCCCAGGGTTCTCTGGGCACAATGACTGCAAATCAAGGGTGGAAGAAGGCTCCCTTGCCTGGCCCAATGCAACAGCAACTCCAGGCAAGACCATCCTTAGCCACGGTACAGacaccttcccaccctccccctccataTCCCTTTGGCAGCCAGCAAGCCTCACAAGCCCATACAAACTTTCCTCAGATGAGCAATCCAAGCCAGTTCACAGCTCCTCAGATGAAGAGCTTGCAGGGAGGGCCCTCCAGGGTCCCAACCCCCCTGCAGCAGCCCCACCTCACCAACAAGTCTCCTGCTTCCTCACCCTCCTCCTTCCAGCAGGGATCCCCTGCATCCTCCCCAACGGTTAACCAAACTCAGCAGCAGATGGGACCAAGGCCACCTCAAAATAACCCACTTCCCCAGGGATTTCAGCAGCCCGTCAGCTCTCCGGGTCGGAATCCTATGGTTCAACAGGGAAACGTGCCACCTAACTTCATGGTGATGCAGCAGCAGCCACCAAATCAGGGGCCACAGAGTTTACATCCAGGCCTAGGAG GAATGCCTAAACGCCTCCCACCTGGCTTCTCAGCAGGACAGGCCAATCCGAACTTTATGCAAGGTCAGGTGCCTTCGACCACAGCAACTACCCCTGGGAATTCAGGAGCCCCTCAGCTGCAAGCAAATCAAAATGTCCAGCATGCAG gtggtcAAGGAGCTGGTCCTCCTCAAAACCAGATGCAGGTGTCCCACGGGCCACCAAATATGATGCAGCCCAGCCTCATGGGAATTCATGGCAACATGAACAGCCAACAGGCTGGTAGTTCTGGGGTTCCTCAGGTGAACCTGGGCAACATGCAAGGCCAGCCGCAGCAGGGCCCACCATCTCAGCTGATGAGCATGCACCAGCAGATCGTGCCCTCCCAAGGCCAGATGGTCCAGCAACAAGGAACCTTGAACCCTCAGAACCCTATGATCCTTTCAAGGGCCCAGCTTATGCCGCAGGGTCAGATGATGGTGAATCCTCAGAGCCAAAATCTTGGGCCCTCACCCCAGAGAATGACCCCACCCAAGCAGATGCTTCCCCAGCAGGGCCCACAAATGATGGCGCCACATAACCAGATGATGGGGCCTCAGGGGCAAGTTTTGCTCCAACAGAACCCGATGATAGAGCAGATCATGACCAATCAGATGCAGGGGAATAAGCAACAATTTAACACTCAGAACCAATCCAGTGTCATGCCGGGACCAGCACAGATAATGAGGGGACCAACTCCAAATATGCAAGGAAACATGGTGCAGTTTACGGGACAGATGTCAGGACAGATGCTGCCCCAGCAAGGGCCCGTGAACAACAGTCCATCTCAGGTTATGGGGATTCAGGGGCAGGTCTTGCGGCCACCAGGGCCCAGCCCACACATGGCCCAGCAGCATGGCGATCCTGCTACTACAGCAAATAATGATGTCAGCTTGTCTCAGATGATGCCTGATGTTAGCATGCAACAAACCAACATGGTCCCCCCCCATATGCAGGCCATGCAGGGAAGCAATGCCTCGGGGAACCACTTCTCAGGCCATGGGATGCCTTTCAATGCACCTTTCAGTGGAGCACCCAATGGAAATCAGATGTCCTGTGGTCAGAATCCAGGCTTCCCGGTCAATAAGGATGTCACGCTAACAAGCCCATTGTTGGTCAACTTATTGCAGAGTGATATCTCTGCAGGCCATTTTGGGGTAAACAATAAGCAAAATAATACCAACGCAAATAAACCGAAGAAGAAGAAACCCCCTCGGAAGAAGAAAAATAGTCAGCAAGATCTAAA cacCCCAGATACTCGCCCAGCTGGCCTGGAAGAAGCTGATCAGCAGCCATTGCCTGGAGAACAAGGAATTAACTTGGACAACTCAGGCCCTAAACTGCCAGAATTTTCAAACCGACCACCAG GTTATCCTTCTCAGCCAGTTGAACAGAGGCCACTTCAGCAGATGCCTCCTCAGCTCATGCAGCATGTGGCACCCCCACCACAGCCACCACAGCAGCAGCCACAGCCACAACTGCCACCACCGCCGCCGCAGCAGCCACAACCTCCCAGTCAGCCACAGtctcagcagcagcaacagcagcagcagcagcaacaaatgATGATGATGCTCATGATGCAGCAGGACCCCAAATCAGTCAGGCTTCCCGTCTCCCAGAGTGTCCATCCCCCAAGGGGCCCCCTGAACCCAGACTCCCAGAGAATGCCCATGCAGCAGAGTGGCAGTGTGCCTGTCATGGTCAGTTTGCAAGGACCTGCCTCCGTGCCGCCATCACCTGATAAACAGAGAATGCCAATGCCTGTGAATACTCCTTTGGGAAGCAATTCAAGGAAAATGGTATACCCGGAGAACCCCCAGAATCCTTCCAGCTCGCCACTGGGAGAGATGTCCTCGCTCCCTGAAGCAAGTGGCAGTGAAGTACCATCTGTCTCAGGAGGCCCAAATAACATGCCTTCACATTTAGTAGTTTCCCAGAATCAGTTAATGATGACAGGGCCAAAACCTGGACCATCACCCCTTTCAGCAGCTCAAGGTGCAACTCCCCAGCAACCCCCTGTAAATTCCCTGCCCAGCTCTCATGGCCACCACTTTCCAAATGTGGCTGCTCCAACCCAAACATCTAGGCCTAAAACACCAAACAGAGCCAGCCCCAGACCCTATTATCCTCAGACACCCAACAACCGCCCTCCCAGCACAGAACCTTCAGAAATCAGTCTGTCACCAGAAAGACTCAATGCCTCCATAGCAGGACTCTTCCCCCCACAGATTAATATTCCCTTACCTCCCAGGCCAAATTTAAACAGGGGCTTTGATCAACAGGGCCTAAATCCAACAACTTTGAAGGCCATTGGGCAAGCACCTTCAAATCTTACCATGAATAATCCTTCCAATTTTGCTGCCCCACAAACTCACAAATTAGATTCTGTGGTGGTGAATTCTGGAAAGCAGTCTAATTCTGGAGCAACAAAACGGGCAAGTCCAAGCAACAGTCGCAGGTCTAGTCCTGGGTCAAGTAGGAAAACCACCCCAAGTCCTGGGAGACAAAATTCAAAAGCCCCTAAACTTACTCTGGCCTCTCAAACAAACGCAGCCCTGTTGCAAAATGTGGAGTTGCCAAGAAATGTACTGGTCAATCCCACTCCTTTGGCCAATCCCCCTGTACCTGGGAACTTCCCTAACAACAGTGGGCTGAATCCTCAGAATTCTACCATGCCTGTGGCTGCAGTGGGAGGTGTTCTCGAGGATAACAAGGAGAGCTTGAACGTGCCTCAGGACAGCGATTGCCAGAATTCCCAGGGTAGGAAGGAGCAGGTAAATGTTGAGCTAAAAGCGGTCCCTGCCCAAGAAGTTAAAATAGTTGTCCCTGAAGATCAATCCAAAAACGATGGGCAACCTTCGGATCCTAACAAGCTTCCCAGTGTCGAAGAGAACAAAAACTTGGTGTCTCCTGCTATGAGGGAAGCACCAACATCGTTAAGTCAACTTCTTGACAACTCTGGAGCTCCTAATGTGACCATTAAACCCCCTGGGCTTACAGATCTGGAAGTGACACCTCCAGTAGTTTCTGGAGAGGACCTGAAAAAAGCATCTGTCATTCCCACACTGCAGGATCCGTCTTCTTCTAAAGAACCCTCTAATTCCCTAAATTTACCTCACAGTAACGAGCCGTGTTCAACCCTTGTGCATCCAGAAATGAGTGAGGTCAGTTCCAGTGTTGCACCAAGCATCCCTCAAGTAATGTCAAGACCTGTCAGCTCTTCCTCCATTTCCACCCCTTTGCCCCCAAATCAGATAACTGTTTTTGTAACTTCCAACCCCATCACAACTTCAGCTAACACATCAGCAGCTCTGCCAACTCACTTGCAGTCTGCGTTAATGTCAACAGTCGTCACAATGCCCAATGTGGGTAGCAAGGTTATGGTTTCTGAGGGACAGTCAGCTGCTCAGTCAAATGCCCGGCCTCAGTTCATTACACCTGTCTTTATCAATTCATCCTCAATAATTCAGGTTATGAAAGGATCACAGCCAAGCACAATTCCTGCAGCCCCACTGACAACCAACTCTGGCTTGATGCCTCCCTCTGTTGCAGTTGTTGGCCCTTTACACATACCTCAGAGTATAAAATTTTCTTCTGCTCCTGTACTGCCTAACGCCCCCTCTAGCAGTCCCGCTCCAAACATACAGACAGGTCGACCTTTGGTCCTTAACTCACGAGCCACCCCTGTTCAGCTTCCTTCCCCTCCTTGTACAACTTCTCCAGTTGTCCCTCCTCATCCCCCTGTCCAGCAAGTGAAAGAATTGAATTCAGATGAGACTAGTCCTCAGGTGAGCACCTCAGCAGATCAGAGCACTCTGCCCTCTTCACAGTCAACCACGGTGGTTTCTCCCCTTTTGACCAATAGTCCAGGCTCTTCTATCAACCGGCGAAGCCCAGTCTCATCTAGTAAGGGCAAAGGAAAAGTGGACAAAATCGGCCAGATTTTGCTGACCAAGGCATGTAAGAAAGTTACAGGCGCCCTTGAGAAAGGGGAAGAGCAGTATGGTGCAGATGGAGAGACTGAAGGCCCAGGGCTAGAGACCGCAGCTCCAGGGCTTGTGGGAACAGAGCAGTTATCCACAGAGCTGGACAGTAAAACCCCAACACCCCCAGCACCCACTCTGCTAAAAATGACCTCTAGCCCTGTGGGCCCAGGCTCCGCTTCAGCAGGACCCAGCTTACCTGGCAGTACTCTCCCCACCAATGTACGCTCGATAGTAACCACTCTGGTACCCTCTGAGCTCATCTCCACGGCGCCGACCACAAAAAACAATCATGTTGGCATAGCATCTGAGCCACTTGCGGGTGGCCTagtggaggagaaggtgggaTCTCATCCAGAGCTTCTACCCAGCATAG
- the NCOA6 gene encoding nuclear receptor coactivator 6 isoform X13, giving the protein MVLDDLPNLEDIYTSLCSSTVEDSEMDFDSGLEDDDSKSDSILEDSTIFVAFKGNIDDKDFKWKLDTILENVPNLLHMESSKLKVQKVEPWNSVRVTFNIPREAAERLRILAQSNNQQLRDLGILSVQIEGEGAINLALAQNRSQDVRMNGPMGTGNPVRMETGFPMAGGPGLIRMSSPATVMISQGGNMSSSMMAPGPNSELQPRTPRPASQSDAMDPLLSGLHLQQQSHPSGSLAPPHHPMQPVPVNRQINPANFPQLQQQQQQQQQQQQLQARPPQQHPQQQPQGIRPQFTAPTQVPVPPGWNQLPSGALQPPPAQGSLGTMTANQGWKKAPLPGPMQQQLQARPSLATVQTPSHPPPPYPFGSQQASQAHTNFPQMSNPSQFTAPQMKSLQGGPSRVPTPLQQPHLTNKSPASSPSSFQQGSPASSPTVNQTQQQMGPRPPQNNPLPQGFQQPVSSPGRNPMVQQGNVPPNFMVMQQQPPNQGPQSLHPGLGGMPKRLPPGFSAGQANPNFMQGQVPSTTATTPGNSGAPQLQANQNVQHAGGQGAGPPQNQMQVSHGPPNMMQPSLMGIHGNMNSQQAGSSGVPQVNLGNMQGQPQQGPPSQLMSMHQQIVPSQGQMVQQQGTLNPQNPMILSRAQLMPQGQMMVNPQSQNLGPSPQRMTPPKQMLPQQGPQMMAPHNQMMGPQGQVLLQQNPMIEQIMTNQMQGNKQQFNTQNQSSVMPGPAQIMRGPTPNMQGNMVQFTGQMSGQMLPQQGPVNNSPSQVMGIQGQVLRPPGPSPHMAQQHGDPATTANNDVSLSQMMPDVSMQQTNMVPPHMQAMQGSNASGNHFSGHGMPFNAPFSGAPNGNQMSCGQNPGFPVNKDVTLTSPLLVNLLQSDISAGHFGVNNKQNNTNANKPKKKKPPRKKKNSQQDLNTPDTRPAGLEEADQQPLPGEQGINLDNSGPKLPEFSNRPPAPSQSLVPKEAPTTALQGSVARPELEANAAIVSGQSSEPKEVIEKSKTPSRRNSRTEEPTVASENVENGHRKRSSRPASASSSTKDITSVVQSKRRKSK; this is encoded by the exons ATGGTTTTGGATGACCTTCCAAACTTAGAAGACATCTATACTTCCTTGTGTTCATCAACAGTGGAAGACTCAGAGATGGATTTTGACTCTGGGCTAGAAGATGATGACTCAAAAAGTGATAGTATTTTGGAGGATTCCACAATCTTTGTGGCCTTCAAGGGAAATATAGATGATAAAGACTTCAAGTGGAAATTGGACACCATATTGGAAAACGTGCCCAATTTGTTACACATGG AATCCAGCAAGCTAAAGGTACAAAAGGTGGAGCCCTGGAACAGCGTGCGTGTAACATTCAACATCCCCCGGGAAGCAGCAGAGCGGCTACGGATCCTGGCTCAGAGCAACAACCAGCAGCTTCGGGATCTGGGAATTCTCTCCGTTCAGATTGAAG GGGAAGGTGCTATCAACCTGGCTTTGGCTCAGAACCGAAGCCAAGATGTGAGAATGAATGGACCCATGGGAACTGGAAATCCAGTTAGGATGGAGACAGGATTTCCCATGGCAGGTGGTCCAG gatTAATAAGGATGAGCAGCCCTGCCACTGTTATGATATCCCAAGGTGGAAACATGTCATCTTCCATGATGGCACCAGGCCCCAATTCAGAACTGCAGCCCAGGACTCCTCGCCCTGCTTCTCAGTCAG ATGCAATGGATCCACTCCTCTCTGGGCTACATTTACAGCAGCAGAGTCATCCCTCAGGATCTTTAGCTCCCCCGCACCACCCAATGCAGCCTGTCCCTGTGAACAGACAGATAAACCCAGCTAATTTTCcccagctgcagcagcagcagcaacagcagcagcagcagcagcagttgcAGGCAAGACCCCCACAGCAACATCCGCAGCAACAGCCACAGGGAATTCGACCCCAGTTTACTGCCCCAACTCAGGTGCCTGTTCCTCCAGGCTGGAACCAGCTGCCTTCCGGAGCCCTTCAGCCTCCTCCAGCCCAGGGTTCTCTGGGCACAATGACTGCAAATCAAGGGTGGAAGAAGGCTCCCTTGCCTGGCCCAATGCAACAGCAACTCCAGGCAAGACCATCCTTAGCCACGGTACAGacaccttcccaccctccccctccataTCCCTTTGGCAGCCAGCAAGCCTCACAAGCCCATACAAACTTTCCTCAGATGAGCAATCCAAGCCAGTTCACAGCTCCTCAGATGAAGAGCTTGCAGGGAGGGCCCTCCAGGGTCCCAACCCCCCTGCAGCAGCCCCACCTCACCAACAAGTCTCCTGCTTCCTCACCCTCCTCCTTCCAGCAGGGATCCCCTGCATCCTCCCCAACGGTTAACCAAACTCAGCAGCAGATGGGACCAAGGCCACCTCAAAATAACCCACTTCCCCAGGGATTTCAGCAGCCCGTCAGCTCTCCGGGTCGGAATCCTATGGTTCAACAGGGAAACGTGCCACCTAACTTCATGGTGATGCAGCAGCAGCCACCAAATCAGGGGCCACAGAGTTTACATCCAGGCCTAGGAG GAATGCCTAAACGCCTCCCACCTGGCTTCTCAGCAGGACAGGCCAATCCGAACTTTATGCAAGGTCAGGTGCCTTCGACCACAGCAACTACCCCTGGGAATTCAGGAGCCCCTCAGCTGCAAGCAAATCAAAATGTCCAGCATGCAG gtggtcAAGGAGCTGGTCCTCCTCAAAACCAGATGCAGGTGTCCCACGGGCCACCAAATATGATGCAGCCCAGCCTCATGGGAATTCATGGCAACATGAACAGCCAACAGGCTGGTAGTTCTGGGGTTCCTCAGGTGAACCTGGGCAACATGCAAGGCCAGCCGCAGCAGGGCCCACCATCTCAGCTGATGAGCATGCACCAGCAGATCGTGCCCTCCCAAGGCCAGATGGTCCAGCAACAAGGAACCTTGAACCCTCAGAACCCTATGATCCTTTCAAGGGCCCAGCTTATGCCGCAGGGTCAGATGATGGTGAATCCTCAGAGCCAAAATCTTGGGCCCTCACCCCAGAGAATGACCCCACCCAAGCAGATGCTTCCCCAGCAGGGCCCACAAATGATGGCGCCACATAACCAGATGATGGGGCCTCAGGGGCAAGTTTTGCTCCAACAGAACCCGATGATAGAGCAGATCATGACCAATCAGATGCAGGGGAATAAGCAACAATTTAACACTCAGAACCAATCCAGTGTCATGCCGGGACCAGCACAGATAATGAGGGGACCAACTCCAAATATGCAAGGAAACATGGTGCAGTTTACGGGACAGATGTCAGGACAGATGCTGCCCCAGCAAGGGCCCGTGAACAACAGTCCATCTCAGGTTATGGGGATTCAGGGGCAGGTCTTGCGGCCACCAGGGCCCAGCCCACACATGGCCCAGCAGCATGGCGATCCTGCTACTACAGCAAATAATGATGTCAGCTTGTCTCAGATGATGCCTGATGTTAGCATGCAACAAACCAACATGGTCCCCCCCCATATGCAGGCCATGCAGGGAAGCAATGCCTCGGGGAACCACTTCTCAGGCCATGGGATGCCTTTCAATGCACCTTTCAGTGGAGCACCCAATGGAAATCAGATGTCCTGTGGTCAGAATCCAGGCTTCCCGGTCAATAAGGATGTCACGCTAACAAGCCCATTGTTGGTCAACTTATTGCAGAGTGATATCTCTGCAGGCCATTTTGGGGTAAACAATAAGCAAAATAATACCAACGCAAATAAACCGAAGAAGAAGAAACCCCCTCGGAAGAAGAAAAATAGTCAGCAAGATCTAAA cacCCCAGATACTCGCCCAGCTGGCCTGGAAGAAGCTGATCAGCAGCCATTGCCTGGAGAACAAGGAATTAACTTGGACAACTCAGGCCCTAAACTGCCAGAATTTTCAAACCGACCACCAG